Proteins co-encoded in one Patescibacteria group bacterium genomic window:
- a CDS encoding glycine--tRNA ligase has translation MITMEKIVSLCKRRGFVYPGSDIYGGLANTYDYGPLGTELKNNIKQAWWKYFIQDREDMVGLDGGILMSPKIWEASGHTEKFKDPLVECKKCHKRFRPDKLKDASKCPECGGGFTEEKFFSGMFETVIGPVEKEGVKTYLRPETAQAIFVNYKNILDSTNKKIPFGIGQSGKAFRNEMTMGNFIFRTLEFEQMEIEFFISPEADWKKVFNKWLGEMYKFMDFVGLDRKKAHDMDIPDGERAHYSKKTIDIEYEFPFGQDELWGLAYRTDFDLSNHQKNSGKDLTYFDDKDQKRFISHVIEPTFGVDRTLLAILAEAYTEEETEGGTRTVMKFNKKMAPVKIAVFPLLRNKPELVKKAREVYAQLKQNYVCEFDDNGNIGKRYRRQDEIGTLYCITVDFDSLEQNDATVRDRDTMKQERIKISELEDYFRERL, from the coding sequence ATGATTACCATGGAAAAAATTGTTTCTTTATGCAAGCGAAGGGGATTTGTTTATCCTGGTTCGGATATTTATGGCGGGCTGGCCAATACTTACGATTACGGGCCATTAGGAACGGAGTTGAAAAATAATATTAAGCAGGCGTGGTGGAAATATTTTATTCAAGACAGAGAAGATATGGTTGGGTTGGATGGCGGGATTTTGATGAGTCCTAAAATTTGGGAGGCGAGCGGTCATACGGAAAAGTTCAAAGACCCTTTGGTTGAGTGCAAAAAATGCCACAAAAGATTTAGGCCCGATAAATTAAAGGACGCGTCCAAGTGTCCGGAATGCGGAGGCGGTTTTACGGAAGAAAAATTTTTTAGCGGGATGTTTGAGACGGTTATCGGCCCGGTTGAAAAAGAGGGCGTTAAAACATATTTGAGGCCTGAAACAGCGCAAGCTATTTTTGTTAATTACAAAAATATTTTGGATTCCACAAACAAGAAAATACCTTTTGGAATCGGGCAATCAGGAAAAGCGTTTCGGAATGAAATGACAATGGGCAACTTTATTTTTCGCACGCTTGAATTTGAGCAAATGGAAATAGAGTTTTTTATTTCCCCCGAAGCGGATTGGAAAAAGGTCTTTAACAAATGGCTTGGCGAAATGTATAAATTTATGGATTTTGTCGGGCTGGATAGAAAAAAAGCGCATGACATGGATATCCCAGACGGCGAAAGGGCGCATTATTCTAAAAAGACGATTGATATAGAATATGAATTTCCTTTTGGTCAGGACGAGTTGTGGGGTCTTGCTTATCGGACTGATTTTGATTTATCTAATCATCAAAAAAATTCAGGGAAGGATTTGACTTATTTTGACGATAAAGACCAAAAAAGATTTATTTCTCATGTAATTGAGCCGACTTTTGGCGTAGATAGGACTTTGCTCGCTATTTTGGCGGAGGCATATACGGAAGAGGAAACCGAGGGCGGGACGAGAACAGTGATGAAGTTTAATAAAAAGATGGCTCCTGTTAAAATTGCGGTTTTTCCTTTATTAAGAAACAAACCAGAACTTGTTAAAAAAGCGAGAGAGGTTTATGCTCAACTCAAACAAAATTATGTCTGCGAGTTTGACGATAATGGAAACATTGGCAAGCGATACCGCCGTCAGGACGAAATTGGGACGCTTTATTGTATTACGGTTGATTTTGACAGTTTAGAACAAAACGATGCGACAGTCCGCGACCGCGACACAATGAAACAAGAGAGAATTAAGATAAGCGAGTTGGAAGATTATTTTAGGGAGAGGTTGTGA